One window of the Chitinophaga niabensis genome contains the following:
- a CDS encoding ABC transporter permease, with translation MILQTKRLFRHLWRQRLFTLLNVLGLAVSISACWVIYRIVSYEYSFDDRLPQKEQTFRLVTGLAFDGKESYNGGVSAPLYQGVREQVPGLKRVVPVFKKWIDAVSIPGQPPLEMTEFPGIVATDSSYFDMVPYTWLAGNPATALNAPENVVLTESRAKSYFGALKPETLIGRALVYNGKDQKTITGIVKDLDYPTEFTAKEFFVLPSKQYELAEWTNTNGSDLLYLQLNDRADTARVLAQISNLAKQKWDENAIDKNLPNVMKRWYMLLPLEDSHFSTFIKEWETRKASKPVMKGLIGLGALLIVLACINYINLSTALIPQRSREIGMRKILGGNSSSLIKNILAETFVVVLLAVASSFIFTKMAYSFLGDIIPDGMHEYSNGWWILYFLLALLIGVTLLSGGYPAWLITKVKPISLIQGAGTLHLNNGSRIGLRKVLIVFQFLIAQVFIAGALIMGSQLNYTLKKDMGFDKDAVVLVTVPWKLQRDSVNRDKYFVLTEELKRESGIQAVSLGREPMSANYSSSLFENKGIQAKDPVRLQLYKKWADTAYIRFYNMPLIAGRNIRPSDTTNEYIINETAVRALGFSSAQDAVGKLIGQLNQAQYPVVGVVKDFHTRDFHSSIDPVVILADKRSLNTINIKLNGADPGKWQQTLKMIEQKWNTFYPAGSFAYKFYDETLAAMYKQERNQSRLINLAMVIAVIISCLGLFGLAVLIAFQRTKEIGIRKVLGATVAGIAKMLMSDFVKLIIIALLLASPIAWWGMNRWLEDFVYRVKIEWWMFLLSGAAAVLIAMLTISFQAIRAALANPVKSLRTV, from the coding sequence ATGATTCTTCAGACCAAAAGGTTATTCCGTCATCTGTGGCGCCAGCGGTTATTCACGCTGTTAAATGTATTAGGACTGGCTGTTAGCATTAGCGCCTGTTGGGTCATTTATCGCATTGTTAGTTATGAATATAGTTTTGATGACCGGTTACCACAAAAAGAGCAGACCTTCAGGCTCGTTACCGGTCTGGCTTTTGATGGAAAAGAAAGTTATAATGGCGGTGTTTCAGCGCCACTTTACCAGGGCGTTCGGGAACAGGTGCCCGGCCTGAAGAGAGTTGTTCCTGTTTTTAAAAAATGGATCGATGCTGTGAGTATCCCAGGGCAACCACCGTTAGAGATGACGGAATTTCCTGGGATTGTTGCCACTGACTCCTCATATTTTGACATGGTCCCCTATACATGGCTGGCCGGTAATCCTGCAACGGCGCTCAATGCGCCGGAGAATGTTGTGTTAACAGAGAGCCGCGCGAAAAGTTATTTCGGTGCACTTAAACCGGAGACACTCATTGGCAGGGCGCTGGTATATAACGGAAAAGATCAAAAAACCATCACTGGTATTGTTAAAGATCTGGACTATCCCACAGAGTTTACTGCAAAGGAATTTTTTGTACTTCCCTCAAAACAATATGAACTGGCAGAATGGACGAATACCAATGGTTCAGACCTGTTATATCTCCAACTTAATGACCGTGCAGATACTGCCCGGGTACTGGCACAGATCAGTAACCTCGCAAAGCAGAAATGGGACGAAAATGCGATCGACAAAAATCTGCCCAATGTGATGAAACGATGGTATATGCTGCTGCCGCTGGAAGATTCTCATTTTTCCACTTTTATCAAGGAATGGGAAACGCGGAAGGCCAGCAAACCAGTGATGAAAGGGCTTATCGGGCTGGGGGCATTACTGATCGTACTGGCCTGTATCAACTATATTAATCTGAGTACCGCATTGATCCCACAACGGAGCAGAGAGATCGGGATGCGGAAGATCCTTGGCGGTAACAGTAGCAGCCTGATCAAAAACATCCTGGCGGAAACTTTTGTGGTGGTATTGCTGGCGGTTGCCAGTTCCTTCATTTTTACGAAAATGGCGTATTCCTTCCTCGGGGATATCATTCCTGATGGAATGCATGAGTATTCCAACGGTTGGTGGATACTATATTTCCTGCTGGCTTTGCTGATCGGTGTTACACTGCTTTCCGGAGGTTACCCGGCCTGGCTGATCACTAAAGTTAAACCTATCAGCCTCATTCAGGGGGCAGGCACCCTGCATCTAAATAACGGGAGCCGCATTGGGTTGCGAAAAGTACTGATTGTATTTCAGTTTTTGATTGCCCAGGTATTTATTGCCGGAGCGCTGATTATGGGAAGTCAATTGAATTATACCCTGAAAAAGGATATGGGATTCGACAAGGATGCAGTAGTACTGGTGACTGTTCCATGGAAACTGCAACGCGACTCTGTTAACAGAGATAAATATTTTGTACTAACGGAAGAATTAAAGAGGGAGTCTGGCATACAGGCGGTTTCCCTGGGGCGGGAACCCATGTCAGCAAATTATTCTTCCAGCTTATTCGAAAACAAAGGAATACAGGCAAAAGACCCTGTCAGGTTGCAGCTTTACAAGAAATGGGCAGATACGGCTTATATCCGCTTTTACAACATGCCGCTGATCGCAGGAAGGAATATCCGCCCATCTGATACAACTAATGAATACATCATCAACGAAACCGCCGTGCGCGCACTGGGTTTTTCTTCAGCGCAGGACGCTGTAGGCAAGCTGATAGGACAACTGAATCAGGCGCAGTATCCGGTGGTAGGAGTAGTGAAGGATTTTCATACGCGCGATTTTCATAGCTCCATAGATCCGGTGGTAATATTGGCAGACAAGCGAAGTTTAAACACCATTAATATAAAGTTGAACGGTGCAGACCCTGGCAAATGGCAGCAAACGTTAAAGATGATTGAACAAAAGTGGAATACCTTTTATCCTGCAGGCAGTTTTGCCTATAAATTTTATGATGAAACGCTGGCGGCCATGTATAAGCAGGAAAGGAACCAATCCAGGCTGATCAACCTGGCTATGGTTATCGCCGTCATTATCAGCTGCCTTGGTTTGTTCGGTCTGGCGGTTTTGATCGCCTTTCAGCGGACGAAGGAAATCGGTATCCGGAAAGTACTGGGAGCAACAGTCGCCGGTATAGCAAAAATGCTGATGTCTGATTTTGTTAAACTGATCATCATTGCATTGCTGCTTGCATCGCCTATTGCATGGTGGGGAATGAACCGCTGGCTGGAAGATTTTGTATACCGGGTAAAGATCGAATGGTGGATGTTTTTGCTATCCGGAGCGGCGGCTGTTCTTATTGCCATGCTTACCATAAGCTTTCAGGCCATCAGGGCTGCATTGGCGAACCCGGTGAAATCGTTGAGAACGGTGTGA
- a CDS encoding right-handed parallel beta-helix repeat-containing protein produces the protein MKKIILPLVLQLLFSQLVSATTYYVSNTGNDTNTGTSPSSPWKTIAKVNSMMASLVPGDSILFKRGDVFKEKLTITKSGTAVLPIVFSSYGAGPRAMLDGKDTLSGWTLYGGNIWRAYYNTPAGYVCNNVFKNGKPLRIGRWPNATAANNGFKSITGVSGSTSISDNTLSGAPNWTNAKVVIRFNHWSLVSSTITSHSGTSITYQNSSAYTPLVNWGYYIQDHLNTLDADGEWYCDTLNNYVYLYSTGNPTGSLIEIAARQNLVSFGMSVSHIIIDDIDCNGSAANTIEGNGNTFVFMRNIRFKNCGIYYPGQCGISLFRANQVQVDNCYIYGSNFHGISLFATDSSVIEHSIIKATGLTTGMTPEQNASVRIGGGANAVTVRNNYFDSTGYGHIIWSGANHLFKNNLMLNYCMRTDDGGAVYCFQNTQLNNRIEGNIFSDGQRAPEGIPASQQNAPAAAIYTDEGSANITISHNTIARSFTGVNFNNAAAITVRDNTLFGNNTHLRFTRWTTNDPAGPMRNYDVKNNIVFGFGQNDTLLRAVDASQSEITSFGTIDSNYYCAQNGQAKQVFTTETTGNQNRLQHITEWTQRYGHDNNSTYVPYSLPFEETLENNVWFQYNATNAGQSFALPAGTFRDATGNTYTGSASIAAYGSLALYKVKPDSVFAQDNIIVLRLDSLPHAATAGTANKAFVEEFDVTGALVKSIDLSTYNFYVAAKDMAEGILNRSADGTYLSLSGYTVKTGITGSTSRAIALIKYDGTINITTVNPSVMGNVAPRGVATVDGTDIWLVGNGASGVIHTTAGSNGTGAAIAGTVTGNNTIVIPGAFTSATVFSTTTVNVSVNTGLAAGHAVSGPGIPAGTTVVSNTNNTITLSAPTTDLTQTSITITRSNNSFENLWVYDNQLYYSANTGFRIGKVGNGLPVSLPDNTLKGELFGPTANAPSPTPEQVFMAKVNGQDILYVSTQTGGIYKYQKVSGIWTLRGSYLVPNVSFTGNTSTGNNTITAASTVTGLCPGMFITGSGISAGTYITGINGTSITLSANATSTGSTVSLTGRNTFYNVTGIVRDSLVVLYAVKNAPLSIAAGNTVSAYSQVLKIEDHTGPSGSLSLAAATTIVSGPPLGDSYKSAGLFAPMAAEAFIRSFTTGPLKDQPAGIKRITANNSGKENVSLKIYPNPVDQKAYLYHGKLQGRAFIKIYTVTGALLFRRVINTDADFTEIDTSMLPTGYYVIEFVEGTRKTGIAFIKR, from the coding sequence ATGAAAAAGATCATCCTTCCACTGGTCCTGCAGTTACTATTCAGCCAACTGGTATCAGCCACCACCTATTACGTCAGCAATACCGGTAACGACACCAATACCGGCACCAGTCCTTCTTCACCCTGGAAAACAATAGCCAAAGTCAATAGCATGATGGCCAGCCTTGTACCGGGAGATTCAATATTGTTTAAAAGAGGGGATGTTTTTAAGGAAAAGCTGACCATCACAAAATCCGGCACCGCAGTATTACCCATTGTATTTTCCAGCTACGGGGCGGGCCCCAGAGCAATGCTGGATGGCAAGGATACCCTCTCCGGCTGGACGCTCTATGGAGGCAATATCTGGCGGGCATACTATAATACTCCCGCCGGCTATGTATGCAATAACGTTTTTAAAAATGGCAAGCCGCTGCGTATTGGAAGATGGCCGAACGCAACAGCCGCCAACAATGGCTTCAAAAGCATCACTGGTGTATCAGGCAGCACATCTATCAGCGACAATACGCTTTCCGGCGCTCCCAACTGGACGAATGCCAAAGTAGTGATCCGGTTCAATCATTGGAGCCTTGTCAGCTCTACTATCACCAGCCACTCCGGCACCAGCATTACTTATCAAAACTCATCCGCCTACACGCCGCTAGTCAACTGGGGGTATTACATACAGGATCATTTAAACACGCTGGATGCAGATGGCGAATGGTATTGCGATACCCTGAACAATTATGTATATCTGTATTCAACCGGGAACCCAACAGGCTCCCTCATTGAAATAGCAGCCAGGCAAAACCTCGTCAGTTTCGGGATGAGCGTATCCCACATCATCATCGATGATATTGACTGCAATGGCTCAGCCGCCAATACGATCGAAGGGAACGGAAACACATTTGTTTTCATGAGGAACATCCGGTTTAAAAATTGCGGAATTTACTATCCGGGGCAATGCGGTATCTCCCTGTTCAGGGCCAACCAGGTACAGGTAGATAACTGTTACATATATGGCAGCAACTTTCATGGGATATCCCTATTTGCAACTGACAGCAGTGTTATAGAGCATAGTATTATTAAAGCCACCGGTCTTACAACCGGTATGACGCCCGAGCAGAATGCAAGCGTACGGATAGGTGGCGGCGCCAATGCAGTCACCGTCAGGAATAATTATTTCGACAGTACGGGTTATGGACATATTATATGGAGCGGCGCCAACCATCTTTTCAAAAATAACCTGATGCTGAATTACTGTATGCGCACCGATGATGGCGGAGCCGTGTATTGCTTCCAAAATACCCAGTTGAACAACAGGATTGAAGGAAATATTTTCTCAGATGGTCAGAGAGCGCCGGAAGGTATACCTGCCTCACAACAAAATGCGCCGGCAGCTGCCATCTATACCGATGAAGGATCGGCGAATATCACTATCTCCCATAACACCATCGCCAGGAGTTTTACCGGTGTCAATTTCAATAATGCCGCTGCGATCACAGTTCGCGACAATACCCTTTTTGGCAATAATACCCATTTGCGTTTCACCCGATGGACCACCAATGATCCTGCCGGCCCCATGCGTAATTACGATGTAAAGAATAATATCGTTTTCGGCTTTGGCCAAAACGATACCCTGCTCAGGGCCGTGGATGCCAGCCAGTCCGAAATCACGAGCTTCGGCACTATTGATAGTAATTATTACTGTGCCCAGAATGGACAGGCGAAGCAGGTATTTACAACAGAAACTACCGGCAATCAGAACCGGCTGCAACACATAACAGAATGGACGCAACGTTATGGTCACGATAATAACAGCACATACGTACCTTACTCACTGCCTTTTGAGGAAACCCTGGAGAACAACGTATGGTTCCAATACAATGCAACAAATGCCGGGCAATCCTTTGCCTTGCCAGCCGGAACCTTCAGAGACGCTACAGGCAACACATATACAGGGTCAGCAAGCATTGCAGCCTACGGTAGCCTCGCATTGTACAAAGTAAAGCCTGACAGCGTATTTGCACAGGACAATATAATCGTGCTAAGGCTTGATTCATTGCCGCATGCCGCTACAGCGGGTACGGCCAACAAGGCATTCGTAGAAGAATTTGACGTAACGGGCGCCCTTGTGAAAAGTATTGACTTAAGCACTTACAACTTTTATGTGGCCGCAAAAGATATGGCAGAGGGGATATTGAACCGCTCCGCGGACGGAACTTATCTCAGTTTATCAGGGTATACTGTCAAAACAGGGATAACAGGCAGCACCTCCCGCGCCATTGCTCTTATTAAGTATGATGGGACCATCAATATTACCACGGTCAATCCATCCGTCATGGGCAATGTTGCTCCCCGTGGTGTAGCCACTGTTGATGGAACAGATATATGGCTGGTGGGGAACGGTGCATCAGGAGTGATACACACCACCGCAGGCAGCAATGGCACAGGCGCAGCTATCGCCGGCACCGTTACAGGCAATAATACCATCGTGATACCCGGCGCCTTTACAAGTGCTACCGTATTTTCTACCACAACAGTAAACGTAAGCGTCAATACTGGCCTGGCGGCCGGCCACGCAGTTTCAGGTCCCGGCATTCCTGCTGGCACCACCGTTGTATCCAATACGAATAATACTATTACATTATCGGCACCCACAACAGATCTTACACAAACAAGCATTACCATCACCCGTTCCAACAACTCCTTTGAAAACCTCTGGGTATATGACAACCAGTTATATTATTCAGCCAATACCGGCTTCCGGATCGGCAAAGTTGGTAACGGGCTTCCTGTTTCACTGCCTGACAATACCCTGAAAGGCGAGTTGTTCGGCCCAACAGCCAATGCTCCCAGCCCCACGCCGGAGCAGGTGTTCATGGCCAAAGTAAATGGACAGGATATTTTATATGTAAGCACGCAGACCGGCGGTATCTATAAATATCAGAAAGTGTCTGGCATATGGACGCTTAGAGGCAGCTATCTGGTGCCTAATGTATCGTTTACCGGCAACACCAGCACAGGAAACAATACCATTACGGCGGCCAGCACAGTTACAGGACTTTGCCCCGGAATGTTCATTACCGGCAGCGGGATCAGCGCAGGTACATACATTACAGGCATCAACGGCACATCCATCACACTATCCGCCAATGCTACCAGCACAGGAAGCACAGTTTCCCTAACAGGCAGGAATACCTTTTACAATGTTACCGGCATAGTAAGAGACAGCCTGGTTGTTTTGTATGCCGTGAAGAATGCGCCGCTATCCATCGCTGCGGGTAATACGGTAAGCGCTTATAGCCAGGTGTTGAAAATCGAAGATCATACAGGGCCTTCCGGTTCGCTGTCTTTGGCAGCTGCCACTACAATTGTATCCGGGCCTCCGTTGGGAGATAGTTATAAAAGCGCCGGGCTGTTCGCACCCATGGCTGCAGAAGCGTTCATACGTTCCTTTACTACCGGACCGCTGAAAGATCAACCGGCAGGTATCAAGCGTATCACAGCAAATAATTCCGGTAAGGAAAACGTCTCTTTAAAAATATATCCCAATCCAGTGGACCAGAAGGCGTACCTGTATCATGGAAAACTTCAGGGGCGGGCTTTCATAAAGATCTATACCGTAACAGGTGCCCTGTTGTTCCGCCGGGTTATCAATACGGATGCGGACTTTACAGAAATTGATACATCCATGCTTCCGACAGGATATTATGTAATAGAATTTGTCGAGGGGACGCGGAAAACCGGGATAGCGTTTATTAAGCGATGA
- a CDS encoding DUF4397 domain-containing protein, whose protein sequence is MKSKNIYGLLAFVLPFMFWSCKKEGVTYENINTSTVMLFNSYAVSSTPAITADAYFNGQKINMGAFGYTTLVSNLVVNAGNKKIAFKKSSDSSLLAQGDFNLAEGTVNTLYLTGTPDDGAIVTTVDDLTPAPAGKARIRAIHLSPNLTAADFYMVGGPVVTKALTYKSFTEYMEVDTGSYVFQVRDAATLSVKGATASIRLASTRNYTFIARGLVGRTPALTLQILNNIKPY, encoded by the coding sequence ATGAAATCGAAAAATATTTATGGGCTGCTGGCCTTTGTACTGCCCTTCATGTTTTGGTCCTGTAAAAAAGAAGGCGTTACCTACGAGAACATAAACACCAGTACGGTGATGTTGTTCAACTCTTATGCCGTTTCTTCCACACCCGCTATTACAGCGGATGCCTATTTCAACGGGCAGAAAATAAACATGGGCGCATTCGGATACACCACACTTGTTTCCAACCTGGTGGTCAACGCCGGCAACAAAAAAATCGCATTTAAAAAGAGCAGCGACTCAAGCCTGCTGGCCCAGGGCGATTTCAACCTGGCCGAAGGAACGGTTAATACCCTGTATCTTACCGGCACACCTGATGATGGTGCTATCGTTACTACCGTTGATGATCTTACTCCCGCCCCGGCCGGCAAAGCCCGGATAAGAGCTATCCATCTCAGTCCCAATTTGACTGCCGCCGACTTCTACATGGTAGGTGGACCGGTAGTGACCAAAGCGCTTACTTACAAGTCTTTCACGGAATATATGGAGGTGGATACCGGATCGTATGTTTTCCAGGTGAGAGATGCAGCCACCCTCTCGGTCAAAGGGGCCACTGCAAGTATCAGGCTGGCATCCACCAGGAACTATACGTTCATTGCCAGAGGCCTGGTAGGCCGAACACCGGCCCTGACATTGCAGATACTCAATAATATAAAGCCGTATTAA
- a CDS encoding RagB/SusD family nutrient uptake outer membrane protein: protein MDRLIKYTLIIASLFTTMGCRKILTETPYSFLTPDNFPRTSTDADVALLGAYSYLQTGNTFRNTLSYLLSVQNDLVHPSANIAGAALGMFQSFQVSGSDLAPQNVWIDLWKGMNACNGLIGTLNNLENAQAWVAPKLAEARALRALYYFYLVRLYGDLPLKLELTTKPVVIQPRVSAEEIYQVIEDDLLAADNKLSNAANNGGRFTNGAIKALLAQVYITKAGWRRSSDGQMVKGDSKYYAMARDRAKEVLDMENTGIYALNPDYTAVFKNLSSDVYDKEVILSVEFKMPERGSNFPYFFGASGGANATKGSGEAYARANREFVATLDFKDTRVEWNIANYSYLNGWTRTPSNDQNSFGIAKYQKLPGSSHFFNHSTNWPLLRLDDIKLIYAEALNEISNGPTPEAYQQINAIRYRARPADHKTDGTVLPDLAGLDKEAFHKALMAERAIELILEGSRRLDLIRWGVLVEKVQMASSQPAAGNVHERHYLLPVPPQDLNINGWNQNNGY, encoded by the coding sequence ATGGATCGCTTGATTAAATATACGCTCATCATCGCCAGCCTGTTCACTACTATGGGCTGCAGGAAAATACTCACAGAAACACCTTATTCATTCCTTACGCCGGATAATTTTCCCCGGACCAGCACTGACGCGGACGTTGCACTGCTGGGCGCCTACAGCTATTTGCAGACCGGCAATACTTTCAGGAACACGCTCTCCTATTTATTATCCGTGCAGAACGACCTGGTGCATCCCTCTGCAAATATTGCAGGAGCCGCGCTCGGCATGTTTCAAAGCTTCCAGGTATCAGGCAGTGACCTCGCCCCTCAGAATGTGTGGATCGATCTATGGAAAGGAATGAATGCCTGCAACGGCCTGATTGGCACCTTGAATAACCTTGAGAACGCCCAGGCCTGGGTAGCACCGAAGCTGGCGGAAGCAAGGGCGCTGCGGGCCCTGTATTATTTCTACCTCGTGAGGCTTTATGGCGATCTGCCCCTGAAGCTCGAACTCACCACCAAACCTGTAGTGATACAACCACGGGTATCTGCGGAGGAGATCTACCAGGTGATTGAAGATGATCTGCTGGCGGCGGACAATAAATTATCCAATGCAGCCAACAACGGGGGGCGCTTTACCAACGGTGCTATAAAGGCTTTGCTCGCGCAGGTTTACATCACAAAAGCCGGCTGGAGAAGATCTTCTGATGGGCAGATGGTAAAAGGAGACAGCAAGTATTATGCGATGGCCCGGGACAGAGCCAAAGAAGTGCTTGATATGGAGAACACGGGCATCTATGCGCTCAACCCTGATTATACTGCCGTATTCAAAAACCTCTCATCCGATGTGTATGATAAAGAAGTGATCCTTTCTGTAGAGTTCAAAATGCCGGAAAGGGGCTCCAACTTCCCCTACTTTTTTGGTGCATCAGGAGGAGCGAACGCCACTAAGGGAAGCGGTGAGGCTTATGCAAGAGCCAACCGGGAATTTGTAGCTACGCTCGATTTCAAAGATACCCGGGTGGAATGGAATATTGCTAACTATTCCTATCTCAATGGCTGGACGCGAACACCTTCGAATGATCAGAATAGTTTTGGCATTGCCAAATACCAGAAACTCCCGGGCTCCAGTCATTTTTTTAATCATTCTACCAACTGGCCCCTTCTCAGGCTGGATGATATCAAGCTGATCTATGCCGAAGCACTGAACGAGATCAGCAACGGGCCTACGCCTGAAGCGTATCAACAGATCAATGCCATCCGGTACAGGGCAAGACCGGCAGATCATAAAACGGATGGAACGGTGCTTCCTGACCTGGCCGGTCTCGACAAGGAAGCATTTCATAAAGCCCTCATGGCGGAGCGCGCCATCGAGCTGATTTTAGAAGGCAGCAGGCGACTGGACCTGATCAGGTGGGGAGTGCTGGTAGAAAAAGTACAGATGGCCAGTTCACAACCGGCTGCCGGCAATGTGCATGAGCGGCATTATCTTTTGCCGGTGCCTCCGCAGGATCTTAATATTAATGGATGGAACCAGAATAATGGCTATTAA